A section of the Labrus mixtus chromosome 15, fLabMix1.1, whole genome shotgun sequence genome encodes:
- the LOC132989627 gene encoding MYND-type zinc finger-containing chromatin reader ZMYND8-like isoform X7: protein MHPQSLAEEEVKTESAVVEGMDASARSKVPDPAGSAERPGAPQKRRVSSPTHSSNGHSPSDTSPSPLKKKKKPGAINSHNKDQDGRNDFYCWLCHREGQVLCCELCPRVYHAKCLKLPAEPEGDWFCPECEKITVAECIETQSKAMTMLTIDQLSYLLKFALQKIKQPGTEPFQKPVSLEQHPDYAEYIFHAMDLSTLEKNIKKKMYGCTEAFLADMKWILHNCIIYNGGNHKLTATAKVIVKICEHEMNEIEVCPECYLSSCQKRDNWFCEPCSPPHPLVWAKLKGFPFWPAKALREKDGQVDARFFGQHDRAWVPINNCYLMSKEIPFSVKKTKSIFNSAMQEMEVYVENIRKKFGVFNYAPFRTPFTPNNQLQMLLDPSNPSAGTVKTEKPDKLRFNFDITASPKMILGKSSTPSGMSRRVSMTDMPRSPMSTNSSVHTGSDGEQDMEKASRNPAFHYSTGEESMDCTASPVSGKMGAAGSVAGSPKPFNPGLASKQERTAGTGGILNLNLDRVKAEMDLKELSETVQQQQSQQQQGSSASLPTPKRPIRSLDKTIESCKAQLGIDEISEDVYKGVDHSDSEDSDKSDSSDSEYLSDEDLKPKSSALDDKDRAERKRPRVSAEGENKEGITRTTDKATPEPLLKDKQASNGPGRDLQEKPRTPQAQTIADKPKAPEEGKAAAASAAEQDSDSERELVIDLGDDHGGRDAKRARREAGASAAKASKELNAVKSEGKLPSSAAAAAPSREVASNLKDSLQPAITAALNLVSTAASGQSTVATAGSGPSSSPSPAAPSLTTTSPAAAAVKKQRPLLPKETAQAVQRAVVWNPTKFQTSSQKWHMQKVQRQQQNGEQSPVQTQAQGQTQTHSPQQQQSQQQNSSSSTRYQTRQAAKVQQKDPPQSTSTSTAAHVTSSSSSSYTSGDLPIPTGSADVAADIAKYTNKIMDSIKGTMTEIYNDLSKSTSGNTIAEIRRLRIEIEKLQWLHQQELSEMKHNLELTMAEMRQSLEQERERLVAEVKKQTESEKQQAVDETKKKQWCANCRKEAIFYCCWNTSYCDYPCQQAHWPEHMKSCTQSASASQQEPEAEPNSEPPVKSSGHSPSTQTLPSGAGSISDKNSSPTYKDKGKDSAGVTVT from the exons GACGGCAGGAACGACTTCTACTGCTGGCTGTGCCACCGAGAGGGCCAGGTGCTCTGCTGTGAGCTCTGCCCCAGGGTGTACCACGCCAAGTGCCTCAAACTACCAGCTGAGCCCGAGGGCGACTGGTTCTGTCCAGAGTGTGAG AAAATAACAGTTGCAGAATGCATTGAAACCCAGAGCAAGGCCATGACGATGCTGACAATAGATCAACTGTCCTACTTGCTCAAATTCGCACTCCAAAAGATTAAACAGCCTGGG ACTGAGCCTTTTCAGAAGCCGGTGTCTCTTGAACAGCATCCAGATTACGCAGAGTATATTTTCCACGCCATGGACCTGTCTACCTTAGAGAAG AATATCAAGAAGAAGATGTATGGATGCACAGAAGCCTTTCTTGCTGACATGAAATGGATCTTGCACAACTGCATCATCTATAATGGAG GTAATCACAAATTAACAGCCACTGCGAAAGTCATCGTAAAGATTTGTGAACATGAG ATGAATGAGATTGAAGTGTGTCCGGAGTGCTACCTGTCTTCATGCCAAAAAAGGGACAACTGGTTTTGTGAGCCATGT AGTCCACCCCACCCCCTGGTCTGGGCTAAGCTGAAGGGCTTTCCTTTCTGGCCGGCTAAAGCACTACGAGAAAAGGATGGGCAGGTAGACGCACGCTTCTTCGGGCAACACGACCG GGCCTGGGTCCCCATCAACAACTGCTACCTCATGTCCAAAGAGATCCCTTTCTCTGTGAAGAAGACTAAGAGCATTTTCAACAGTGCCATGCAAGAGATGGAAGTCTATGTGGAAAACATTCGCAAGAAATTTGGGGTCTTCAACTATGCCCCCTTCCGCACCCCCTTCACACCCAACAACCAACTGCAGATGCTGCTGGACCCCTCCAACCCCAGTGCTGGGACGGTAAAGACAGAGAAACCAGATAAACTTCGCTTCAACTTCGATATAACTGCTTCTCCGAAAATGATCCTTGGCAAGAGTTCGACTCCCAGCGGCATGAGCCGGAGGGTCTCGATGACAGACATGCCGCGGTCTCCCATGAGCACCAACTCCTCGGTTCACACGGGGTCGGACGGCGAGCAAGATATGGAAAAGGCCAGCAGGAACCCCGCTTTCCACTACAGCACCGGAGAGGAATCGATGGACTGTACTG CATCTCCGGTCTCAGGGAAGATGGGTGCTGCAGGCAGTGTGGCAGGAAGCCCGAAGCCCTTTAACCCCGGACTGGCGTCAAAGCAGGAAAGGACTGCAGGCACAGGCGGCATTCTGAATCTCAACCTGG ATCGGGTGAAGGCTGAGATGGATCTGAAGGAACTGAGTGAGAcagtgcaacaacaacaaagtcagCAACAACAGGGATCTTCGGCTTCCCTCCCAACCCCAAAGAGACCCATCAGAAGCCTGGACAAAACTATTGAGAGCTGCAAAGCACAGCTCG GGATAGATGAGATTTCTGAAGATGTGTACAAAGGTGTGGATCACAGTGACTCGGAGGACTCTGACAAATCGGATTCAAGTGACAGCGAGTATCTGAGCGACGAGGACCTCAAGCCAAAGAGCTCCGCACTGGACGacaaagacagagcagagagaaaaaggcCCAGAGTGAGCGCGGAGGGTGAGAATAAGGAGGGGATTACCAGAACAACAGATAAAGCCACCCCTGAACCCCTCCTCAAAGACAAGCAGGCTAGCAATGGCCCGGGTAGGGACCTACAGGAGAAGCCCAGAACCCCCCAGGCTCAGACCATCGCTGACAAGCCCAAAGCCCCCGAGGAGGGAAAAGCTGCTGCTGCGTCAGCCGCTGAGCAAGACTCTGATTCCGAAAGAGAGCTGGTGATCGACCTGGGCGACGACCATGGAGGACGTGACGCAAAGAGGGCGAGGCGAGAGGCGGGGGCCTCCGCCGCCAAAGCTTCCAAAGAGTTGAATGCTGTCAAGTCGGAAG GTAAACTGCCCTCATCTGCTGCAGCAGCCGCACCATCACGGGAGGTAGCCTCTAACCTGAAAGACTCTTTACAACCTGCCATCACAGCAGCCCTCAACCTGGTGTCCACTGCAGCTTCTGGTCAGTCCACTGTCGCCACAGCTGGCAGTGGGCCCTCCAGTTCCCCCTCTCCTGCGGCCCCCTCCCTCACCACAACGTCCCCAGCGGCTGCAGCTGTGAAGAAACAGCGCCCTCTACTGCCTAAAGAGACCGCTCAGGCCGTGCAGAGGGCCGTGGTTTGGAATCCAACCAAATTTCAGACGTCCTCTCAGAAGTGGCACATGCAGAAGgtgcagaggcagcagcagaatgGGGAGCAGTCTCCAGTGCAAACACAGGCCCAGGGTCAGACGCAGACGCACagcccacagcagcagcagtcacagcAGCAGAACTCCTCGTCAAGTACCCGCTATCAGACCAGACAAGCAGCCAAAG TGCAACAAAAGGACCCACCTCAGAGTACATCCACATCGACGGCTGCCCATGTCACGTCTAGTAGCTCCTCTTCTTACACGTCAGGCGACTTGCCGATCCCCACGGGCTCAGCAGACGTGGCTGCAGATATAGCCAAGTACACAAACAAA ATCATGGACTCAATAAAAGGGACAATGACTGAAATCTACAACGACCTTTCCAAAAGCACATCAGGAAACACAATCGCAGAG ATAAGACGTTTAAGGATAGAGATTGAAAAGCTCCAGTGGCTGCATCAGCAAGAACTGTCAGAGATGAAGCACAATCTCG AACTGACGATGGCAGAGATGAGACAAAGTCTGGAGCAGGAACGGGAGCGGCTGGTGGCCGAGGTGAAAAAGCAGACGGAGTCAGAAAAGCAGCAAGCGGTGGACGAGACCAAAAAGAAACAGTGGTGTGCTAACTGCAGAAAGGAGGCCATCTTCTACTGCTGCTGGAATACAAGTTACTGTGACTACCCCTGCCAGCAGGCCCACTGGCCAGAGCACATGAAGTCCTGCACACAGTcag CCTCGGCTTCACAGCAGGAGCCAGAAGCAGAACCTAATTCGGAGCCTCCAGTCAAATCATCGGGACATTCTCCTTCGACCCAGACCCTGCCCTCAGGAGCAGGATCCATATCAGACAAAAACAGCTCTCCCACGTATAAGGACAAGGGCAAGGACAGTGCTGGTGTAACTGTTACCTAA
- the LOC132989627 gene encoding MYND-type zinc finger-containing chromatin reader ZMYND8-like isoform X9, protein MHPQSLAEEEVKTESAVVEGMDASARSKVPDPAGSAERPGAPQKRRVSSPTHSSNGHSPSDTSPSPLKKKKKPGAINSHNKDQKITVAECIETQSKAMTMLTIDQLSYLLKFALQKIKQPGTEPFQKPVSLEQHPDYAEYIFHAMDLSTLEKNIKKKMYGCTEAFLADMKWILHNCIIYNGGNHKLTATAKVIVKICEHEMNEIEVCPECYLSSCQKRDNWFCEPCSPPHPLVWAKLKGFPFWPAKALREKDGQVDARFFGQHDRAWVPINNCYLMSKEIPFSVKKTKSIFNSAMQEMEVYVENIRKKFGVFNYAPFRTPFTPNNQLQMLLDPSNPSAGTVKTEKPDKLRFNFDITASPKMILGKSSTPSGMSRRVSMTDMPRSPMSTNSSVHTGSDGEQDMEKASRNPAFHYSTGEESMDCTASPVSGKMGAAGSVAGSPKPFNPGLASKQERTAGTGGILNLNLDRVKAEMDLKELSETVQQQQSQQQQGSSASLPTPKRPIRSLDKTIESCKAQLGIDEISEDVYKGVDHSDSEDSDKSDSSDSEYLSDEDLKPKSSALDDKDRAERKRPRVSAEGENKEGITRTTDKATPEPLLKDKQASNGPGRDLQEKPRTPQAQTIADKPKAPEEGKAAAASAAEQDSDSERELVIDLGDDHGGRDAKRARREAGASAAKASKELNAVKSEGKLPSSAAAAAPSREVASNLKDSLQPAITAALNLVSTAASGQSTVATAGSGPSSSPSPAAPSLTTTSPAAAAVKKQRPLLPKETAQAVQRAVVWNPTKFQTSSQKWHMQKVQRQQQNGEQSPVQTQAQGQTQTHSPQQQQSQQQNSSSSTRYQTRQAAKVQQKDPPQSTSTSTAAHVTSSSSSSYTSGDLPIPTGSADVAADIAKYTNKIMDSIKGTMTEIYNDLSKSTSGNTIAEIRRLRIEIEKLQWLHQQELSEMKHNLELTMAEMRQSLEQERERLVAEVKKQTESEKQQAVDETKKKQWCANCRKEAIFYCCWNTSYCDYPCQQAHWPEHMKSCTQSASASQQEPEAEPNSEPPVKSSGHSPSTQTLPSGAGSISDKNSSPTYKDKGKDSAGVTVT, encoded by the exons AAAATAACAGTTGCAGAATGCATTGAAACCCAGAGCAAGGCCATGACGATGCTGACAATAGATCAACTGTCCTACTTGCTCAAATTCGCACTCCAAAAGATTAAACAGCCTGGG ACTGAGCCTTTTCAGAAGCCGGTGTCTCTTGAACAGCATCCAGATTACGCAGAGTATATTTTCCACGCCATGGACCTGTCTACCTTAGAGAAG AATATCAAGAAGAAGATGTATGGATGCACAGAAGCCTTTCTTGCTGACATGAAATGGATCTTGCACAACTGCATCATCTATAATGGAG GTAATCACAAATTAACAGCCACTGCGAAAGTCATCGTAAAGATTTGTGAACATGAG ATGAATGAGATTGAAGTGTGTCCGGAGTGCTACCTGTCTTCATGCCAAAAAAGGGACAACTGGTTTTGTGAGCCATGT AGTCCACCCCACCCCCTGGTCTGGGCTAAGCTGAAGGGCTTTCCTTTCTGGCCGGCTAAAGCACTACGAGAAAAGGATGGGCAGGTAGACGCACGCTTCTTCGGGCAACACGACCG GGCCTGGGTCCCCATCAACAACTGCTACCTCATGTCCAAAGAGATCCCTTTCTCTGTGAAGAAGACTAAGAGCATTTTCAACAGTGCCATGCAAGAGATGGAAGTCTATGTGGAAAACATTCGCAAGAAATTTGGGGTCTTCAACTATGCCCCCTTCCGCACCCCCTTCACACCCAACAACCAACTGCAGATGCTGCTGGACCCCTCCAACCCCAGTGCTGGGACGGTAAAGACAGAGAAACCAGATAAACTTCGCTTCAACTTCGATATAACTGCTTCTCCGAAAATGATCCTTGGCAAGAGTTCGACTCCCAGCGGCATGAGCCGGAGGGTCTCGATGACAGACATGCCGCGGTCTCCCATGAGCACCAACTCCTCGGTTCACACGGGGTCGGACGGCGAGCAAGATATGGAAAAGGCCAGCAGGAACCCCGCTTTCCACTACAGCACCGGAGAGGAATCGATGGACTGTACTG CATCTCCGGTCTCAGGGAAGATGGGTGCTGCAGGCAGTGTGGCAGGAAGCCCGAAGCCCTTTAACCCCGGACTGGCGTCAAAGCAGGAAAGGACTGCAGGCACAGGCGGCATTCTGAATCTCAACCTGG ATCGGGTGAAGGCTGAGATGGATCTGAAGGAACTGAGTGAGAcagtgcaacaacaacaaagtcagCAACAACAGGGATCTTCGGCTTCCCTCCCAACCCCAAAGAGACCCATCAGAAGCCTGGACAAAACTATTGAGAGCTGCAAAGCACAGCTCG GGATAGATGAGATTTCTGAAGATGTGTACAAAGGTGTGGATCACAGTGACTCGGAGGACTCTGACAAATCGGATTCAAGTGACAGCGAGTATCTGAGCGACGAGGACCTCAAGCCAAAGAGCTCCGCACTGGACGacaaagacagagcagagagaaaaaggcCCAGAGTGAGCGCGGAGGGTGAGAATAAGGAGGGGATTACCAGAACAACAGATAAAGCCACCCCTGAACCCCTCCTCAAAGACAAGCAGGCTAGCAATGGCCCGGGTAGGGACCTACAGGAGAAGCCCAGAACCCCCCAGGCTCAGACCATCGCTGACAAGCCCAAAGCCCCCGAGGAGGGAAAAGCTGCTGCTGCGTCAGCCGCTGAGCAAGACTCTGATTCCGAAAGAGAGCTGGTGATCGACCTGGGCGACGACCATGGAGGACGTGACGCAAAGAGGGCGAGGCGAGAGGCGGGGGCCTCCGCCGCCAAAGCTTCCAAAGAGTTGAATGCTGTCAAGTCGGAAG GTAAACTGCCCTCATCTGCTGCAGCAGCCGCACCATCACGGGAGGTAGCCTCTAACCTGAAAGACTCTTTACAACCTGCCATCACAGCAGCCCTCAACCTGGTGTCCACTGCAGCTTCTGGTCAGTCCACTGTCGCCACAGCTGGCAGTGGGCCCTCCAGTTCCCCCTCTCCTGCGGCCCCCTCCCTCACCACAACGTCCCCAGCGGCTGCAGCTGTGAAGAAACAGCGCCCTCTACTGCCTAAAGAGACCGCTCAGGCCGTGCAGAGGGCCGTGGTTTGGAATCCAACCAAATTTCAGACGTCCTCTCAGAAGTGGCACATGCAGAAGgtgcagaggcagcagcagaatgGGGAGCAGTCTCCAGTGCAAACACAGGCCCAGGGTCAGACGCAGACGCACagcccacagcagcagcagtcacagcAGCAGAACTCCTCGTCAAGTACCCGCTATCAGACCAGACAAGCAGCCAAAG TGCAACAAAAGGACCCACCTCAGAGTACATCCACATCGACGGCTGCCCATGTCACGTCTAGTAGCTCCTCTTCTTACACGTCAGGCGACTTGCCGATCCCCACGGGCTCAGCAGACGTGGCTGCAGATATAGCCAAGTACACAAACAAA ATCATGGACTCAATAAAAGGGACAATGACTGAAATCTACAACGACCTTTCCAAAAGCACATCAGGAAACACAATCGCAGAG ATAAGACGTTTAAGGATAGAGATTGAAAAGCTCCAGTGGCTGCATCAGCAAGAACTGTCAGAGATGAAGCACAATCTCG AACTGACGATGGCAGAGATGAGACAAAGTCTGGAGCAGGAACGGGAGCGGCTGGTGGCCGAGGTGAAAAAGCAGACGGAGTCAGAAAAGCAGCAAGCGGTGGACGAGACCAAAAAGAAACAGTGGTGTGCTAACTGCAGAAAGGAGGCCATCTTCTACTGCTGCTGGAATACAAGTTACTGTGACTACCCCTGCCAGCAGGCCCACTGGCCAGAGCACATGAAGTCCTGCACACAGTcag CCTCGGCTTCACAGCAGGAGCCAGAAGCAGAACCTAATTCGGAGCCTCCAGTCAAATCATCGGGACATTCTCCTTCGACCCAGACCCTGCCCTCAGGAGCAGGATCCATATCAGACAAAAACAGCTCTCCCACGTATAAGGACAAGGGCAAGGACAGTGCTGGTGTAACTGTTACCTAA
- the LOC132989627 gene encoding MYND-type zinc finger-containing chromatin reader ZMYND8-like isoform X5 has product MDWLFAFSCASCQAGEETWGGATDVLVRWKRSTGLAEEEVKTESAVVEGMDASARSKVPDPAGSAERPGAPQKRRVSSPTHSSNGHSPSDTSPSPLKKKKKPGAINSHNKDQSELRHGPFYYMKQPALTTDPVDVVPQDGRNDFYCWLCHREGQVLCCELCPRVYHAKCLKLPAEPEGDWFCPECEKITVAECIETQSKAMTMLTIDQLSYLLKFALQKIKQPGTEPFQKPVSLEQHPDYAEYIFHAMDLSTLEKNIKKKMYGCTEAFLADMKWILHNCIIYNGGNHKLTATAKVIVKICEHEMNEIEVCPECYLSSCQKRDNWFCEPCSPPHPLVWAKLKGFPFWPAKALREKDGQVDARFFGQHDRAWVPINNCYLMSKEIPFSVKKTKSIFNSAMQEMEVYVENIRKKFGVFNYAPFRTPFTPNNQLQMLLDPSNPSAGTVKTEKPDKLRFNFDITASPKMILGKSSTPSGMSRRVSMTDMPRSPMSTNSSVHTGSDGEQDMEKASRNPAFHYSTGEESMDCTASPVSGKMGAAGSVAGSPKPFNPGLASKQERTAGTGGILNLNLDRVKAEMDLKELSETVQQQQSQQQQGSSASLPTPKRPIRSLDKTIESCKAQLGIDEISEDVYKGVDHSDSEDSDKSDSSDSEYLSDEDLKPKSSALDDKDRAERKRPRVSAEGENKEGITRTTDKATPEPLLKDKQASNGPGRDLQEKPRTPQAQTIADKPKAPEEGKAAAASAAEQDSDSERELVIDLGDDHGGRDAKRARREAGASAAKASKELNAVKSEGKLPSSAAAAAPSREVASNLKDSLQPAITAALNLVSTAASGQSTVATAGSGPSSSPSPAAPSLTTTSPAAAAVKKQRPLLPKETAQAVQRAVVWNPTKFQTSSQKWHMQKVQRQQQNGEQSPVQTQAQGQTQTHSPQQQQSQQQNSSSSTRYQTRQAAKVQQKDPPQSTSTSTAAHVTSSSSSSYTSGDLPIPTGSADVAADIAKYTNKIMDSIKGTMTEIYNDLSKSTSGNTIAEIRRLRIEIEKLQWLHQQELSEMKHNLELTMAEMRQSLEQERERLVAEVKKQTESEKQQAVDETKKKQWCANCRKEAIFYCCWNTSYCDYPCQQAHWPEHMKSCTQSGYNGTLGERLSIKDLRRS; this is encoded by the exons TCAGAGCTAAGACATGGTCCCTTTTACTATATGAAGCAGCCAGCACTCACCACAGACCCTGTTGATGTTGTACCGCAGGACGGCAGGAACGACTTCTACTGCTGGCTGTGCCACCGAGAGGGCCAGGTGCTCTGCTGTGAGCTCTGCCCCAGGGTGTACCACGCCAAGTGCCTCAAACTACCAGCTGAGCCCGAGGGCGACTGGTTCTGTCCAGAGTGTGAG AAAATAACAGTTGCAGAATGCATTGAAACCCAGAGCAAGGCCATGACGATGCTGACAATAGATCAACTGTCCTACTTGCTCAAATTCGCACTCCAAAAGATTAAACAGCCTGGG ACTGAGCCTTTTCAGAAGCCGGTGTCTCTTGAACAGCATCCAGATTACGCAGAGTATATTTTCCACGCCATGGACCTGTCTACCTTAGAGAAG AATATCAAGAAGAAGATGTATGGATGCACAGAAGCCTTTCTTGCTGACATGAAATGGATCTTGCACAACTGCATCATCTATAATGGAG GTAATCACAAATTAACAGCCACTGCGAAAGTCATCGTAAAGATTTGTGAACATGAG ATGAATGAGATTGAAGTGTGTCCGGAGTGCTACCTGTCTTCATGCCAAAAAAGGGACAACTGGTTTTGTGAGCCATGT AGTCCACCCCACCCCCTGGTCTGGGCTAAGCTGAAGGGCTTTCCTTTCTGGCCGGCTAAAGCACTACGAGAAAAGGATGGGCAGGTAGACGCACGCTTCTTCGGGCAACACGACCG GGCCTGGGTCCCCATCAACAACTGCTACCTCATGTCCAAAGAGATCCCTTTCTCTGTGAAGAAGACTAAGAGCATTTTCAACAGTGCCATGCAAGAGATGGAAGTCTATGTGGAAAACATTCGCAAGAAATTTGGGGTCTTCAACTATGCCCCCTTCCGCACCCCCTTCACACCCAACAACCAACTGCAGATGCTGCTGGACCCCTCCAACCCCAGTGCTGGGACGGTAAAGACAGAGAAACCAGATAAACTTCGCTTCAACTTCGATATAACTGCTTCTCCGAAAATGATCCTTGGCAAGAGTTCGACTCCCAGCGGCATGAGCCGGAGGGTCTCGATGACAGACATGCCGCGGTCTCCCATGAGCACCAACTCCTCGGTTCACACGGGGTCGGACGGCGAGCAAGATATGGAAAAGGCCAGCAGGAACCCCGCTTTCCACTACAGCACCGGAGAGGAATCGATGGACTGTACTG CATCTCCGGTCTCAGGGAAGATGGGTGCTGCAGGCAGTGTGGCAGGAAGCCCGAAGCCCTTTAACCCCGGACTGGCGTCAAAGCAGGAAAGGACTGCAGGCACAGGCGGCATTCTGAATCTCAACCTGG ATCGGGTGAAGGCTGAGATGGATCTGAAGGAACTGAGTGAGAcagtgcaacaacaacaaagtcagCAACAACAGGGATCTTCGGCTTCCCTCCCAACCCCAAAGAGACCCATCAGAAGCCTGGACAAAACTATTGAGAGCTGCAAAGCACAGCTCG GGATAGATGAGATTTCTGAAGATGTGTACAAAGGTGTGGATCACAGTGACTCGGAGGACTCTGACAAATCGGATTCAAGTGACAGCGAGTATCTGAGCGACGAGGACCTCAAGCCAAAGAGCTCCGCACTGGACGacaaagacagagcagagagaaaaaggcCCAGAGTGAGCGCGGAGGGTGAGAATAAGGAGGGGATTACCAGAACAACAGATAAAGCCACCCCTGAACCCCTCCTCAAAGACAAGCAGGCTAGCAATGGCCCGGGTAGGGACCTACAGGAGAAGCCCAGAACCCCCCAGGCTCAGACCATCGCTGACAAGCCCAAAGCCCCCGAGGAGGGAAAAGCTGCTGCTGCGTCAGCCGCTGAGCAAGACTCTGATTCCGAAAGAGAGCTGGTGATCGACCTGGGCGACGACCATGGAGGACGTGACGCAAAGAGGGCGAGGCGAGAGGCGGGGGCCTCCGCCGCCAAAGCTTCCAAAGAGTTGAATGCTGTCAAGTCGGAAG GTAAACTGCCCTCATCTGCTGCAGCAGCCGCACCATCACGGGAGGTAGCCTCTAACCTGAAAGACTCTTTACAACCTGCCATCACAGCAGCCCTCAACCTGGTGTCCACTGCAGCTTCTGGTCAGTCCACTGTCGCCACAGCTGGCAGTGGGCCCTCCAGTTCCCCCTCTCCTGCGGCCCCCTCCCTCACCACAACGTCCCCAGCGGCTGCAGCTGTGAAGAAACAGCGCCCTCTACTGCCTAAAGAGACCGCTCAGGCCGTGCAGAGGGCCGTGGTTTGGAATCCAACCAAATTTCAGACGTCCTCTCAGAAGTGGCACATGCAGAAGgtgcagaggcagcagcagaatgGGGAGCAGTCTCCAGTGCAAACACAGGCCCAGGGTCAGACGCAGACGCACagcccacagcagcagcagtcacagcAGCAGAACTCCTCGTCAAGTACCCGCTATCAGACCAGACAAGCAGCCAAAG TGCAACAAAAGGACCCACCTCAGAGTACATCCACATCGACGGCTGCCCATGTCACGTCTAGTAGCTCCTCTTCTTACACGTCAGGCGACTTGCCGATCCCCACGGGCTCAGCAGACGTGGCTGCAGATATAGCCAAGTACACAAACAAA ATCATGGACTCAATAAAAGGGACAATGACTGAAATCTACAACGACCTTTCCAAAAGCACATCAGGAAACACAATCGCAGAG ATAAGACGTTTAAGGATAGAGATTGAAAAGCTCCAGTGGCTGCATCAGCAAGAACTGTCAGAGATGAAGCACAATCTCG AACTGACGATGGCAGAGATGAGACAAAGTCTGGAGCAGGAACGGGAGCGGCTGGTGGCCGAGGTGAAAAAGCAGACGGAGTCAGAAAAGCAGCAAGCGGTGGACGAGACCAAAAAGAAACAGTGGTGTGCTAACTGCAGAAAGGAGGCCATCTTCTACTGCTGCTGGAATACAAGTTACTGTGACTACCCCTGCCAGCAGGCCCACTGGCCAGAGCACATGAAGTCCTGCACACAGTcag GATATAATGGAACCTTGGGGGAGCGTCTTTCGATAAAGGATCTAAGGAGGAGCTGA